A genomic segment from Clostridium pasteurianum BC1 encodes:
- a CDS encoding NAD(P)H-dependent oxidoreductase, translating into MNNLVIFAHPNEESFGKAMVDSVVKASEEKGAQVRVRNLYQIGFDPILKSEDFAAFQSGKIPKDIAAEQEHIKWADVITFVYPVWWTSLPAILKGYVDRVFSYGFAYEYVDGAPNGLLRGKKGLIFSTTGTPDAIYSENGMHNSIKQTTDQGIFNFTGIEEVVHTFFGAVPHVNEEVRKGYLQEVEEVVNQNL; encoded by the coding sequence ATGAATAATTTAGTGATTTTTGCACATCCCAATGAAGAGAGTTTCGGAAAGGCTATGGTAGATTCAGTAGTAAAGGCATCTGAAGAAAAGGGTGCACAGGTAAGAGTTAGAAATTTATACCAAATAGGTTTTGATCCTATACTTAAATCAGAAGATTTTGCTGCTTTTCAAAGTGGAAAGATTCCAAAAGATATTGCTGCAGAGCAGGAGCATATTAAATGGGCTGATGTTATAACTTTTGTTTATCCTGTTTGGTGGACATCTCTGCCAGCTATATTAAAAGGATATGTGGATAGGGTATTTTCTTATGGCTTTGCTTACGAATATGTAGATGGAGCTCCAAATGGTCTGTTAAGGGGTAAAAAAGGGTTAATATTCTCTACTACGGGTACTCCAGATGCCATATATTCTGAAAATGGAATGCATAATTCAATAAAACAGACTACAGATCAGGGAATATTTAATTTTACTGGAATTGAAGAAGTTGTCCATACTTTCTTTGGAGCAGTTCCCCATGTAAATGAAGAAGTTCGTAAAGGTTATTTGCAGGAAGTTGAAGAGGTAGTTAATCAAAATCTATAA
- a CDS encoding UvrB/UvrC motif-containing protein, with the protein MNLKEKIRELPSSPGVYLMKDSLNSIIYVGKSKNLKNRVGSYFQNSKSHSPKVIKLVKNLKDFDYILTDTEFEAFILECKLIKTIKPIYNRQMKNPKSYSYIKIIVNEKYPGIEISNESSEIDGNIYFGPYTSRNTVERGIDGIKEFCKILCSNNFRKTSSCLNYSLGLCIGMCLDNTPIKQYLNIFDKIIKLLGGDDKSLLTEMEHKMNSLSDNFDFEKAAKYRDYISAVNYLIDKFKVIEFAEENKNIALLEPLGDNIIKFFLIKGNKLLFSKKYILKDIENLKSIMKNNILFYFKDKGSKNLIGIGKEDIDEAQIIYSYLKNKSNSCNYVIISEKCFSSLNEASINKILDKLLFSMN; encoded by the coding sequence ATGAATTTAAAAGAAAAAATCAGAGAACTACCTTCTTCCCCAGGGGTATATCTTATGAAGGATTCTCTCAATAGTATAATTTATGTAGGTAAATCAAAAAATCTAAAAAACAGAGTGGGTTCATATTTTCAAAATTCAAAATCACATTCTCCAAAGGTGATAAAATTAGTTAAGAATCTAAAGGATTTTGACTATATACTTACAGATACGGAATTTGAAGCCTTTATATTGGAATGCAAATTGATAAAGACAATTAAACCTATTTATAATAGGCAAATGAAAAATCCAAAATCCTATTCCTATATAAAGATAATAGTAAATGAAAAATATCCCGGCATTGAAATCTCCAATGAGTCCAGTGAAATTGATGGAAATATTTATTTTGGACCCTATACAAGTAGAAATACAGTAGAAAGAGGAATTGATGGCATAAAGGAATTCTGTAAAATACTTTGCAGCAATAATTTCAGAAAAACTTCCTCCTGCCTTAATTATTCTCTAGGGTTATGCATTGGTATGTGTTTGGATAATACTCCAATCAAACAATATTTAAATATATTTGATAAAATAATAAAATTGCTGGGAGGGGACGATAAAAGTCTTCTTACGGAAATGGAACACAAGATGAATAGTCTATCAGATAACTTTGATTTTGAAAAAGCTGCTAAATATAGAGATTATATAAGCGCAGTAAATTATCTAATTGATAAATTTAAAGTTATAGAATTTGCAGAAGAAAATAAAAATATTGCTTTGCTTGAGCCTTTAGGTGATAACATAATTAAATTTTTTCTTATCAAGGGAAATAAATTGCTTTTTAGTAAAAAATATATACTGAAAGATATTGAAAATTTAAAATCTATTATGAAAAATAATATTTTATTTTACTTTAAAGATAAAGGCTCAAAAAATTTAATAGGAATTGGTAAAGAGGACATCGATGAAGCTCAAATAATTTACAGCTATTTAAAAAACAAATCCAATAGCTGTAACTATGTAATAATTTCAGAGAAGTGCTTTAGTTCTCTAAATGAGGCTAGTATTAATAAAATACTTGATAAATTACTTTTTAGCATGAATTAG
- a CDS encoding Gfo/Idh/MocA family protein, producing MCNNAISNKIYDNIPNINYAIVGFGGIAKTHAIGTYIANLALGLPFNLNLKNVVTQTPLSYTVPGSINAISLEDVLKDPDIHFVDICTPNDSHKDIVLKALKYNKSIYCEKPLASIYKDALEISSAVEASGVRNATALMYRFMPAVRLIKEAVEENLIGEIIDFKINLFHKSYLNPNKKGSWRTNPGSGGGALLDLGVHLIDVIHFTLGNIESVNAKTKIFFKERTEVDEIAHCSFSLENGLEGSLEVSRIFADLEEPTTFTIYGSKGSIKMNSNSPYTIDIYNYDRNSVEIKSAQGRKHILQNYPGERNSFGFHQDCHMASLVNFANELFFNKQNSITPTFKDALKAQKVIEAAYISSRDLEKVSLSSID from the coding sequence ATGTGCAATAATGCCATTTCTAATAAAATTTATGATAATATCCCCAATATAAATTATGCTATTGTAGGCTTTGGCGGAATAGCAAAAACCCATGCCATAGGTACTTACATAGCAAACTTAGCTCTAGGCTTACCCTTTAATTTAAACTTAAAAAATGTAGTAACACAAACCCCCCTTTCATATACAGTTCCTGGCAGTATCAATGCAATATCATTAGAAGATGTTTTAAAAGATCCAGATATACATTTTGTTGATATATGTACCCCCAATGACAGTCATAAGGATATTGTATTAAAAGCACTTAAATATAATAAGTCCATATACTGTGAAAAACCTTTAGCCTCTATTTACAAAGATGCACTTGAGATATCTAGCGCTGTAGAAGCAAGTGGAGTTAGAAATGCTACTGCACTTATGTATCGTTTCATGCCCGCAGTAAGATTGATTAAGGAAGCTGTGGAAGAAAACCTTATAGGAGAAATCATAGATTTTAAAATAAATCTTTTTCATAAAAGCTATCTCAATCCTAATAAAAAAGGGAGCTGGAGAACCAATCCAGGTTCAGGTGGAGGTGCCTTACTGGATTTAGGTGTTCATCTTATTGATGTTATACATTTCACTCTTGGAAATATTGAATCTGTCAATGCTAAAACTAAAATCTTCTTTAAAGAAAGAACAGAAGTAGATGAAATAGCACATTGCAGCTTTTCACTGGAAAATGGTTTGGAAGGAAGCTTAGAAGTTTCAAGAATCTTTGCTGATCTAGAAGAGCCTACTACTTTTACTATATATGGCAGTAAGGGCAGCATAAAGATGAATTCCAACAGCCCCTACACAATAGACATATATAACTATGATAGAAACTCAGTTGAAATTAAAAGTGCCCAAGGCAGAAAGCACATACTGCAAAATTATCCTGGAGAAAGAAATTCCTTTGGCTTTCATCAGGACTGCCATATGGCTTCTCTAGTGAATTTTGCCAATGAACTATTTTTTAATAAACAAAACTCAATCACCCCAACTTTTAAGGATGCATTAAAAGCTCAAAAGGTAATTGAAGCAGCCTATATTTCCAGCAGAGACTTAGAAAAAGTATCTCTTAGCAGTATAGATTAA
- a CDS encoding sensor histidine kinase, with the protein MRSSIKIKFTVGLTIILVIMGVALNLLIRQVFENNLENAIRTSMRDIMNNSREYINYRMIYKRLPFNSQGLTIEAGEISDYFMSTYSSQSQVLDMNGYVLEDGSSLKASASTDKAAKTAKEGKAAISIEHSKNDVKAMLSFPLFYNNEYTGIIIINKSYSDLYSYNNMAINLITFIELSVFLIIFLISFIYLSYIIKPLKNLSNALKSLGEGNYDTQLIVKNEDEIGMLSSEFMNMKLKIKNQINIINSEKEKTLKLERDRKEFFNNVTHELKTPLTAISGYAQMLLDEKLEDPQFKERAMQRIYMESERMHELVLDLINVSKGVSFADEEKKLIDMSKLINEICDDMEIKAEKYFLSFNKHISTGFILGQNNKMRQLVINILDNAIKYSLRDEQIFIETFSEDKFFVLQIANKGEMIPQEVYNNIFEPFIRGAQAEKSSSRGLGLYICNEIVKEHNGYIHIENGEVIRVIVKIPSSGNTLETT; encoded by the coding sequence ATGAGGAGCAGTATAAAGATAAAATTTACAGTTGGATTGACTATAATACTAGTAATCATGGGAGTAGCATTGAATTTACTTATACGTCAGGTATTTGAAAATAATCTTGAAAATGCTATAAGAACTTCCATGAGGGATATTATGAATAACTCAAGAGAATATATAAACTATAGGATGATTTACAAGAGATTACCTTTTAATAGTCAGGGGCTAACCATTGAGGCAGGAGAAATATCTGACTATTTTATGTCCACTTACAGCAGCCAGAGTCAGGTCTTAGATATGAATGGATATGTATTGGAAGATGGAAGCAGTCTAAAGGCCAGTGCTAGTACAGATAAAGCTGCTAAAACTGCCAAGGAAGGTAAGGCAGCTATCAGTATTGAGCATAGCAAAAATGATGTGAAGGCTATGTTATCCTTCCCGTTATTTTACAATAATGAATATACGGGCATAATTATAATAAATAAAAGCTACAGTGATTTATACAGCTATAATAATATGGCAATAAATTTGATTACATTTATAGAACTTTCCGTTTTTCTAATTATTTTTCTTATTTCCTTTATATACCTATCCTATATAATCAAGCCTTTAAAGAATTTATCCAATGCCCTGAAAAGTCTTGGAGAGGGTAATTATGACACTCAGCTTATAGTAAAAAATGAGGATGAAATAGGCATGCTTTCCAGTGAATTCATGAATATGAAGCTGAAGATAAAAAATCAGATTAATATAATAAATTCAGAGAAGGAGAAGACATTAAAGCTGGAAAGGGACAGAAAGGAGTTTTTTAATAATGTAACTCATGAACTTAAAACTCCACTGACAGCAATTTCAGGATATGCTCAAATGCTTTTGGATGAAAAGCTGGAAGACCCTCAGTTTAAGGAAAGAGCCATGCAGCGTATTTATATGGAAAGCGAAAGAATGCATGAATTGGTTCTGGATTTAATTAATGTATCTAAAGGCGTATCCTTTGCAGATGAGGAAAAAAAGCTAATAGATATGTCAAAGCTGATAAATGAAATATGTGATGATATGGAGATAAAGGCTGAAAAATATTTTTTAAGCTTTAATAAACATATAAGTACAGGCTTTATCTTAGGTCAAAATAATAAAATGAGGCAGCTTGTTATAAATATTCTGGATAATGCCATAAAATACTCCTTAAGGGATGAACAGATATTTATAGAGACCTTCAGTGAGGATAAGTTTTTTGTTCTCCAGATTGCAAATAAAGGTGAAATGATCCCTCAGGAGGTTTATAACAACATTTTCGAACCATTTATAAGAGGAGCACAGGCAGAGAAAAGTTCCAGCAGGGGATTAGGCTTGTATATATGCAACGAAATTGTGAAGGAGCATAATGGATATATTCACATAGAAAATGGTGAAGTAATTAGAGTAATAGTAAAAATTCCTTCCTCCGGAAACACTTTGGAAACAACTTAA
- a CDS encoding LysM peptidoglycan-binding domain-containing protein gives MLIHVVKSGESLWQISNHYNVSMARIISANGLQYPNKLLIGQSLVIPTEYIVHTVRSGESLWEISQNYGISVKEIVQENKLSNPENIYPGLQLNIPPIRYTVKPGESLSQVAQRYGVSLESLIDANGIQDSSLIYPGTVLIIPRKKTPIYVNGYIYDFTANGVSVVRDEGTYLTYLAPFAYRIKADGTLEPIDDSALINAAYAKNVVPMMAITNFTSTELGHNLAHVVLSTPAVTDKLITNIINIMKDKGYQGVNIDFENVLPADRENYNRFLELTVQRLHAENFFVSSALAPKTGAGQQGLLYEAHDYEAHGRIVDFVVLMTYEWGYRAGPPQAISPLNQIKQVLDYAVTVIPRDKIFFGFQIYARDWIIPHVQGMEAETFSMQEAISRAVRYGVRINYDPVSQSPFFRYTDNQGRRHEVWFEDARSAQAKFDTVKDYRLKGISYWALGFPFPQNWTLLRGNFDIVKLI, from the coding sequence ATGCTTATTCATGTAGTTAAATCGGGTGAATCCCTATGGCAAATATCAAATCATTACAATGTATCAATGGCTAGGATAATTAGTGCTAATGGACTTCAATACCCTAACAAGCTGCTTATTGGTCAATCTTTAGTAATCCCAACAGAATATATAGTTCATACTGTAAGATCCGGTGAATCCCTATGGGAAATTTCACAAAATTATGGTATTTCAGTAAAGGAAATTGTTCAGGAAAATAAACTTAGCAATCCTGAGAATATTTATCCAGGACTTCAGTTAAATATTCCACCAATTAGATACACAGTAAAGCCCGGTGAATCCCTATCACAAGTTGCACAAAGATATGGAGTTTCCCTTGAAAGCTTAATAGATGCAAATGGTATTCAAGATTCCAGCCTTATATATCCAGGCACTGTACTTATTATTCCCAGAAAAAAGACTCCAATCTATGTAAATGGCTATATTTATGATTTTACTGCAAATGGTGTATCCGTTGTAAGGGATGAAGGAACTTATTTGACCTATTTAGCTCCTTTTGCCTATAGAATTAAAGCGGATGGAACCCTGGAACCTATAGATGATTCTGCACTAATTAACGCTGCCTATGCTAAAAATGTAGTGCCAATGATGGCAATAACAAACTTTACATCAACAGAATTAGGCCATAATCTTGCCCATGTAGTTCTATCAACCCCAGCTGTTACAGATAAGCTTATTACTAACATTATCAATATAATGAAAGATAAAGGCTATCAAGGTGTAAATATCGATTTTGAAAATGTACTTCCAGCTGATAGAGAGAATTATAATAGATTTCTTGAGCTTACAGTTCAAAGACTGCACGCTGAAAATTTCTTTGTATCCTCAGCTCTAGCTCCAAAAACAGGTGCAGGTCAACAGGGATTATTGTATGAAGCTCACGATTACGAAGCCCATGGAAGAATTGTGGATTTTGTTGTACTTATGACCTATGAATGGGGATATAGAGCGGGACCACCTCAGGCTATTTCACCATTAAACCAGATAAAACAAGTACTTGATTATGCAGTTACTGTTATACCAAGAGATAAGATTTTCTTTGGCTTTCAGATCTATGCCAGAGATTGGATTATTCCTCATGTGCAGGGCATGGAGGCAGAAACCTTCAGTATGCAGGAAGCTATATCAAGAGCTGTGAGATATGGAGTCAGAATAAATTATGATCCCGTTAGTCAATCACCTTTCTTCAGATATACGGATAATCAAGGAAGGCGGCACGAAGTTTGGTTTGAAGATGCCAGAAGTGCTCAAGCTAAATTTGATACAGTTAAAGACTACAGATTAAAAGGTATTAGCTACTGGGCATTGGGGTTCCCATTCCCTCAGAACTGGACTTTACTCAGAGGTAATTTTGATATTGTAAAATTGATATAA
- a CDS encoding response regulator transcription factor, translating to MDFKILVVEDEFSINDILTVALSSEGYKVNSAFSSKEARKLMEIYKPHLILLDINLPDESGFELCRYVNTKYKLPIIMLTARNDVIDKVLGLELGADDYITKPFNIKEVMTRVKVALRRVEKYSSLLQEENSIKLNNDIIINLHSRKVLRNNEEIKLKPKEYELLVFLLKNKNRVFSREELLDKVWGMDYEGELRTIDVHVRRLRAKLYLDSGQTFIETIFGVGYALR from the coding sequence ATGGATTTTAAGATACTGGTAGTAGAGGACGAGTTTTCAATAAATGATATATTAACTGTTGCTCTCAGCAGCGAAGGTTATAAGGTTAACAGTGCCTTTTCATCTAAAGAAGCTAGAAAACTAATGGAAATATATAAGCCTCATTTGATATTGCTTGATATTAATCTGCCTGATGAAAGTGGTTTTGAATTGTGCAGATATGTTAATACCAAGTATAAGCTGCCCATTATTATGCTTACGGCCAGAAATGATGTAATTGATAAGGTGCTGGGACTGGAGCTGGGAGCAGATGATTATATTACAAAGCCCTTCAATATAAAGGAAGTAATGACCAGAGTAAAGGTGGCACTGAGAAGGGTTGAAAAATACAGCAGCCTCCTGCAGGAAGAAAATTCAATTAAGCTGAATAATGATATAATTATAAATTTACACAGTAGAAAAGTGCTGAGAAATAATGAGGAGATTAAGCTAAAGCCTAAGGAATATGAACTTTTGGTGTTTTTATTGAAAAATAAGAACAGAGTTTTTTCAAGGGAAGAGCTTTTGGATAAGGTCTGGGGAATGGATTATGAAGGGGAACTTAGGACTATTGATGTTCACGTCAGGAGACTTAGGGCAAAGCTTTACCTTGATAGTGGACAAACTTTTATTGAAACCATATTCGGTGTGGGGTATGCCCTGAGGTGA
- a CDS encoding MarR family winged helix-turn-helix transcriptional regulator has product MIILNKKTLFNKLVAFITSVHRITHEFSKDAKSDTITQVQFSILQYIAVSEPVTLSQISQCQDMSMPNASRELKKLSEKNLIEKLYDIEDRRKQFIRLSKDGKIMINEAFNHIETKFLNRIKDASEEDLEDIYRALDILHSKLFFD; this is encoded by the coding sequence GTGATAATTTTGAATAAAAAAACTCTTTTTAATAAACTAGTGGCATTTATAACTTCAGTACATCGTATTACTCATGAGTTTTCAAAGGATGCTAAATCAGACACTATTACACAGGTTCAATTTAGTATTCTTCAATATATTGCTGTTAGTGAACCAGTTACCCTTAGCCAAATTAGCCAGTGTCAAGATATGTCCATGCCAAATGCCAGTCGTGAATTAAAAAAATTAAGTGAAAAAAATTTAATAGAAAAACTTTATGATATAGAAGATCGAAGAAAACAATTTATTCGTCTCTCAAAGGATGGAAAAATAATGATAAATGAAGCTTTTAATCACATAGAAACCAAATTTCTTAATCGTATCAAAGATGCTTCTGAAGAGGATTTGGAAGATATTTACCGTGCCTTAGATATACTTCACTCAAAATTATTTTTCGATTAA
- a CDS encoding MarR family winged helix-turn-helix transcriptional regulator, translated as MKADRSIYLIGRIHEKANEFILKELEKVGLKDIAPSHGDILATLFQHDECTMTYLADNIHRDRSTVTALVNKLIKLGYISSRKGPKDNRSTMVFLTEKGRELETGFKEISLKLYAVEYKGISEAEKEIFKSILNKIHGNF; from the coding sequence ATGAAAGCAGATAGAAGTATATATTTAATAGGAAGAATACATGAAAAGGCAAATGAGTTTATTTTAAAGGAATTAGAGAAAGTAGGGCTTAAAGACATAGCACCTTCCCATGGGGATATTTTAGCAACACTATTTCAACACGATGAGTGCACTATGACTTATCTTGCAGATAATATTCATAGAGACAGGTCTACAGTGACAGCCCTTGTAAACAAGTTGATTAAGCTGGGATATATTTCATCAAGGAAAGGTCCTAAGGATAATAGATCAACTATGGTATTTTTAACTGAAAAGGGGAGAGAATTAGAAACTGGTTTTAAAGAAATTTCCTTAAAGCTTTATGCTGTAGAATATAAGGGAATCAGTGAAGCTGAAAAAGAAATTTTTAAGAGTATATTGAATAAAATTCATGGTAATTTTTAA
- a CDS encoding NAD(P)H-dependent oxidoreductase, giving the protein MKILVIYTHPNHKSLCYAFLQKVIEGSGENSNINEVQVLDLYEEGFNPLLVFNESKRRRDMYCDPNLEKYRQQIMWADKIVFVYPIWWGRPPAMLLGYIDQIFASNFAYKDKGGLLPEGLLKGKSVVCISTMRGPTNYPLFFLHNAHKILMKKALFNYVGIKKVKFFEFGNMESPKGKQEQKLNKVYGYFKQVNC; this is encoded by the coding sequence ATGAAAATACTAGTAATTTATACACATCCAAATCATAAAAGTTTATGTTATGCGTTTTTACAAAAAGTAATAGAAGGAAGTGGTGAAAATTCTAATATTAATGAGGTACAAGTATTAGATTTATACGAAGAAGGTTTTAATCCACTACTTGTATTTAATGAGAGTAAACGAAGAAGGGATATGTATTGTGACCCTAACTTAGAAAAGTATAGACAGCAAATTATGTGGGCGGACAAAATTGTCTTTGTATATCCAATCTGGTGGGGAAGACCGCCTGCTATGCTTTTAGGATATATAGATCAAATATTTGCATCAAACTTTGCCTATAAGGATAAGGGTGGACTTTTACCAGAAGGTCTTTTAAAAGGGAAGTCTGTAGTATGTATATCAACAATGAGAGGGCCCACAAATTATCCATTATTTTTCTTGCATAATGCTCATAAAATTTTAATGAAAAAAGCGTTATTTAACTATGTAGGAATCAAAAAAGTAAAATTCTTTGAATTTGGTAATATGGAAAGTCCAAAGGGAAAACAGGAGCAAAAATTAAATAAAGTGTATGGTTATTTTAAACAAGTAAATTGTTGA
- a CDS encoding [formate-C-acetyltransferase]-activating enzyme has translation MKGLVFNIQRYSLHDGLGIRTVVFLKGCPLHCPWCCNPESQSFEIEKVKINNLCIHCKKCSHDVSECPTGAIVEFGRYMTVEEVVAEIKKDMIFYNTSGGGATISGGEASAQPQFTLELLKSLKKCGINTAIETCGQASMNNLLEVSKYLDFILFDLKIMDKTRAKKLLGADIELIKSNIRILVEKGTKVIPRIPLIPEYTMDSENIERIVKFVKELGLKEVHILRFHQYGSNKYEYIGKKYELKAIKPPSEDKIEKIKSQMEEEGLKIVVGGL, from the coding sequence ATGAAGGGATTAGTTTTTAACATACAGAGGTATTCACTGCATGATGGACTGGGCATTAGAACTGTTGTATTCCTAAAAGGCTGTCCTCTGCATTGCCCGTGGTGTTGTAATCCAGAATCTCAAAGTTTTGAAATAGAAAAGGTTAAAATAAATAATTTATGTATTCACTGTAAAAAGTGCAGCCATGATGTCAGTGAATGCCCAACCGGGGCAATTGTGGAATTTGGCAGGTATATGACTGTGGAAGAAGTTGTTGCTGAGATTAAAAAGGATATGATATTTTATAATACTTCAGGTGGAGGGGCAACTATTTCAGGAGGAGAGGCCTCAGCACAGCCTCAGTTTACACTGGAGCTTTTAAAAAGCTTAAAGAAGTGTGGAATTAATACAGCTATAGAAACCTGTGGTCAGGCGTCAATGAATAATTTACTGGAAGTGTCAAAGTATCTGGATTTCATTCTATTTGATTTAAAGATAATGGATAAAACTCGGGCTAAAAAATTGCTTGGAGCAGATATAGAATTAATTAAAAGTAATATTAGGATTTTAGTGGAAAAGGGTACAAAGGTTATTCCTAGAATTCCACTGATTCCAGAATACACTATGGATAGTGAAAATATTGAAAGAATCGTTAAGTTTGTAAAGGAGTTAGGTTTAAAGGAGGTGCATATATTGCGATTTCATCAATATGGCAGCAATAAATATGAGTATATAGGAAAGAAATATGAATTAAAAGCTATAAAACCACCATCTGAAGACAAAATAGAAAAAATAAAGTCTCAAATGGAGGAAGAAGGATTGAAAATAGTTGTTGGCGGGTTATAA